In Panacibacter ginsenosidivorans, the following proteins share a genomic window:
- a CDS encoding DNA polymerase III subunit gamma/tau, protein MDKFIVSARKYRPQTFDTVVGQTHITTTLKNAIKNNQLAHAFLFCGPRGVGKTTCARILAKTINCENLQSDGEACNECHSCKSFNDGISLNIHELDAASNNSVDDIRALVEQVRFAPQAGKYKVYIVDEVHMLSASAFNAFLKTLEEPPPYAIFILATTEKHKILPTILSRCQIFDFKRITTNDTVEHLKEIVEKEEIKAEKGALQVIAQKSEGCMRDALSILDKIVSFTNGEVTYQNTLEHLNILDHDYYFKLLDNLLQQDLAGAMLLYDEINKKGFEGDMVLNGFAEFIRNLLVCKDAKAAALLDVVEGMQDKYISVAKTSGLSFLISALNILSEAEISYKMARNKRLHVEMALIKLNFLQQAIELSMDNGSVVKKKRVDSPIAYKIKSINSLQVKPAEETKAAPKLYIQEAGPEAQKFLPKTETAVIKQPEPPLASKQIKAVATNAKPSGGGKVSLLESLKSKYGDQYLIEEIKEAEALNVEKLNDYWNQYAKKMDEQQKHSSANTFKLAKLKIEADNFFTVTVNALTQQRFIEQEKMLLADFIQQAFNNRSITFKVLVEEGEQDAVPAHLSLNSRQRFEKLAEQYPLLKELKDKLRLELDY, encoded by the coding sequence ATGGATAAGTTTATTGTTTCAGCAAGAAAATACAGGCCGCAAACTTTTGATACAGTGGTTGGGCAGACACATATAACCACTACGCTAAAGAATGCTATAAAGAATAATCAATTGGCGCATGCATTTCTGTTTTGTGGTCCGCGTGGTGTGGGTAAAACAACCTGTGCACGTATTCTTGCCAAAACAATCAACTGCGAAAACCTGCAATCAGATGGAGAAGCATGCAATGAATGCCATTCCTGCAAAAGCTTTAATGATGGTATTTCTTTAAATATTCATGAGCTCGATGCCGCATCAAACAATTCTGTTGATGATATACGGGCATTGGTAGAACAAGTGCGTTTTGCACCACAGGCAGGTAAATACAAAGTGTATATAGTAGACGAGGTACACATGCTGAGTGCCAGTGCCTTTAACGCGTTTTTGAAAACGCTGGAAGAGCCTCCACCTTATGCTATTTTCATATTGGCAACAACAGAGAAGCACAAGATATTACCAACGATTTTATCACGCTGCCAGATCTTCGATTTTAAACGCATTACTACTAATGATACAGTTGAACATTTAAAAGAGATCGTAGAAAAAGAAGAGATAAAAGCAGAGAAAGGAGCATTACAGGTAATTGCGCAAAAGAGTGAAGGTTGCATGCGTGATGCACTAAGTATTCTAGATAAGATTGTAAGTTTTACAAATGGTGAAGTAACTTATCAAAATACACTAGAGCATTTAAATATTCTTGATCATGATTATTATTTTAAACTGCTTGATAATCTTCTGCAGCAGGATCTTGCAGGCGCTATGTTACTCTACGACGAAATAAATAAAAAAGGTTTCGAAGGTGATATGGTGCTGAATGGTTTTGCTGAATTCATCCGCAACCTGCTTGTGTGTAAAGATGCGAAAGCCGCAGCGTTATTAGATGTGGTAGAAGGCATGCAGGATAAATATATTTCTGTTGCTAAAACTTCTGGTCTTTCTTTTCTGATAAGCGCCTTAAATATTCTGAGCGAAGCCGAGATAAGCTACAAAATGGCCCGCAACAAAAGACTGCATGTTGAAATGGCGCTTATTAAATTAAACTTTCTGCAACAGGCCATAGAGCTCTCTATGGATAATGGTAGTGTTGTTAAAAAAAAACGGGTTGATTCACCCATAGCTTATAAAATAAAATCGATCAACTCTTTACAGGTAAAACCTGCAGAGGAAACAAAAGCCGCACCTAAATTATATATACAGGAAGCAGGGCCCGAAGCACAAAAGTTTTTACCAAAAACTGAAACGGCTGTTATAAAACAACCGGAACCACCACTTGCTTCGAAGCAAATAAAAGCTGTCGCAACAAACGCAAAGCCTTCAGGAGGTGGTAAAGTAAGTTTGCTGGAATCTTTAAAATCTAAATACGGAGATCAATACCTGATCGAAGAAATAAAAGAGGCAGAAGCGCTAAACGTTGAGAAGCTTAACGATTACTGGAACCAGTACGCAAAAAAAATGGATGAGCAGCAAAAGCACTCGTCTGCCAACACTTTCAAACTTGCCAAACTAAAAATAGAAGCCGACAACTTTTTTACCGTAACGGTGAATGCGCTTACGCAGCAACGGTTTATTGAGCAGGAGAAAATGTTGCTGGCCGATTTTATTCAACAGGCATTCAATAACCGCAGCATAACTTTCAAGGTTTTGGTTGAAGAGGGCGAACAGGATGCAGTGCCGGCGCATCTTTCGCTAAACAGCCGCCAGCGTTTCGAAAAATTAGCAGAGCAATATCCATTGCTTAAAGAGTTAAAAGATAAATTGCGGCTGGAGCTTGATTATTAA
- a CDS encoding BamA/OMP85 family outer membrane protein produces the protein MQRFYKSLLPLFIFGLSGLAVHAQVTDTTINSLDADLLNIFNQKNPQKYKVAEIKVTGNKYFDQALLTSVAGISVGDEITIPGGDNFSKAINKLWAQNYFSDVAIYITKLEGTNIYLEINVTERPRLSNYFLKNINKSEQDDLGPKTGLIKGRVVTENMKRTAIDAIDKFYFEKGFRNVKVNIDAQKDTGLENSVVLYLYINKGSKVKINQINFIDNKTVSELKLKKQMKGTKEMSRLTLYPPRDSGGLANPTRYTFSDYLNEKGYLTFTKTKRVLDPYIRIKIFTNAKFDEKKYEDDKEKIIDYYNSLGNRDAAIVDSKVYPNNKGNINIDIKLDEGHKYYFGDITWKGNSKYSDSLLTVLLGIKKGDIYNAELLNKKLGKSISPEGGDISGLYMDDGYLFFQVNPIETAVYNDTIDFEIKIQEGPQARWKNVRIAGNDRTKEYVIRRELRTLPGEKFSRSDVIRSQREIANLSFFDQEKINPNIVPNPEDGTVDVTWNVVEKSSDQLELSAGFGGGIGLTGTVGVSFNNFSVKNIWNKKAWDPLPVGDGQKLSLRIQSNGRAYRSYNISFTEPWLGGKKRNAFTVSFYDTKFANAYDYATGQYTKTAADTSYFKTTGASIGLQKQLKWPDDYFSFGASISYARYKLRNYAISQTLALPDGTLFRNGYSNNLSLRLNLTRYSLDQQIFPRTGSNFSLSLALTPPFSLLNKNLVNSSNPYKWIEYHKWRFTGEWYVPIGKPAGEEHNRQFVLKMAAKFGYIGRYNNDLEVSPFERFQVGDAGLSNTYALLGYDIISHRGYPVYENSDPRVNPDQQGASQYFTMFNKYTLELRYPFSTSASSTIYGLTFFEAANGWYSFKDYNPFQLRRSVGVGVRFFLPMFGLLGFDYGVGLDRYRSGGTLKDASRFTFMLGFEPD, from the coding sequence ATGCAGCGATTTTATAAGTCTTTATTACCGCTTTTTATTTTTGGTTTATCGGGCCTTGCAGTTCATGCACAGGTTACAGACACAACAATCAATTCTTTAGATGCAGACCTGCTGAATATATTCAATCAAAAAAATCCACAAAAGTATAAGGTAGCAGAGATTAAGGTTACCGGCAATAAATACTTTGACCAGGCATTACTTACTTCTGTTGCGGGCATAAGTGTTGGTGATGAAATAACAATTCCCGGTGGCGATAATTTTTCTAAAGCGATCAACAAATTATGGGCACAGAATTATTTTAGCGATGTGGCCATTTACATAACTAAACTGGAAGGAACCAATATTTACCTGGAAATAAATGTTACAGAAAGACCAAGGCTTTCTAACTATTTCCTAAAAAATATCAATAAATCAGAGCAGGATGATCTAGGCCCAAAAACAGGGCTGATAAAAGGAAGAGTAGTTACGGAAAATATGAAACGTACTGCAATTGATGCCATAGATAAATTTTATTTTGAGAAAGGATTCCGCAATGTAAAGGTGAATATCGATGCGCAGAAAGATACAGGTCTCGAAAACTCGGTTGTGCTGTATTTATACATTAATAAAGGAAGTAAAGTAAAAATCAACCAGATCAACTTTATAGATAACAAAACAGTTAGTGAACTGAAGTTGAAGAAGCAAATGAAGGGCACTAAAGAAATGAGCCGTTTAACCCTTTATCCTCCCAGAGATTCCGGTGGTTTAGCTAACCCTACACGTTACACTTTTAGTGATTATTTAAACGAGAAAGGTTACCTCACTTTTACAAAGACAAAACGTGTACTTGATCCGTATATACGCATTAAGATCTTTACCAATGCTAAGTTTGATGAAAAGAAATATGAGGACGACAAAGAAAAGATCATAGATTATTATAACTCACTTGGCAACCGTGATGCCGCCATAGTTGACAGCAAAGTATATCCAAATAATAAAGGCAATATCAATATTGATATTAAGCTGGATGAAGGTCATAAATACTATTTCGGGGATATTACCTGGAAAGGCAACTCTAAATATTCTGATTCATTGCTTACAGTTTTGCTCGGTATTAAAAAAGGCGATATATACAATGCTGAATTACTCAATAAGAAACTTGGTAAAAGCATATCTCCTGAAGGTGGTGACATTAGTGGCCTTTACATGGATGATGGTTACCTTTTCTTCCAGGTAAACCCTATTGAGACTGCTGTATATAACGATACCATCGATTTTGAAATAAAGATCCAGGAAGGCCCGCAGGCAAGATGGAAAAATGTGCGCATTGCCGGTAATGACAGAACCAAAGAATATGTAATACGCCGTGAATTGAGAACCTTACCGGGTGAAAAATTTAGCCGCAGTGATGTAATCCGTTCGCAACGTGAAATAGCCAATCTTAGTTTCTTTGACCAGGAAAAGATCAACCCTAATATTGTTCCCAATCCTGAAGATGGAACTGTGGATGTAACCTGGAATGTGGTAGAAAAATCAAGTGATCAGCTTGAATTGAGTGCTGGTTTTGGCGGTGGTATTGGTTTAACCGGCACTGTGGGTGTATCATTCAACAATTTTTCTGTAAAAAATATCTGGAATAAAAAGGCATGGGACCCATTGCCTGTTGGGGACGGACAGAAATTAAGCCTTCGTATCCAAAGTAATGGCCGTGCTTATCGCTCTTATAATATTTCCTTTACAGAACCATGGTTGGGAGGCAAAAAAAGAAATGCATTTACCGTAAGTTTTTACGATACTAAATTTGCCAATGCATATGATTATGCTACCGGACAATACACAAAAACTGCAGCAGATACTTCTTATTTTAAAACAACCGGTGCTTCTATTGGCTTGCAGAAACAATTGAAATGGCCCGATGATTATTTCTCTTTTGGAGCATCTATAAGCTATGCGAGGTACAAGCTTAGAAATTATGCTATTTCTCAAACACTTGCACTTCCTGATGGCACTTTATTCAGAAATGGTTACTCCAATAACCTAAGTCTCCGACTGAATCTTACAAGATACTCACTCGATCAGCAGATATTTCCACGTACGGGTTCTAACTTTAGTTTGAGTCTCGCATTAACACCGCCTTTTTCTTTATTAAACAAAAACCTGGTGAATTCTTCTAACCCTTATAAATGGATTGAATATCACAAATGGCGTTTTACTGGTGAGTGGTATGTACCCATCGGTAAACCAGCAGGTGAAGAGCACAACAGGCAGTTTGTATTAAAGATGGCAGCTAAATTTGGTTATATAGGCCGATATAATAATGACCTTGAAGTATCGCCTTTTGAACGATTCCAGGTGGGAGATGCGGGTTTAAGTAATACTTATGCATTACTTGGTTATGATATCATTTCACATAGGGGTTACCCGGTTTACGAAAACTCTGATCCTCGTGTAAATCCTGATCAGCAGGGCGCTTCCCAGTATTTTACGATGTTCAATAAATATACGCTGGAGCTGCGTTATCCTTTCAGCACCAGTGCCAGTAGTACTATTTATGGCTTAACATTTTTTGAAGCTGCGAACGGATGGTATTCCTTCAAAGATTACAATCCTTTCCAATTACGCCGTTCTGTGGGTGTGGGTGTTCGTTTCTTCCTGCCTATGTTTGGGTTACTTGGTTTTGATTATGGCGTAGGTTTAGACAGGTATAGGTCTGGCGGAACGCTCAAAGATGCATCACGATTTACCTTTATGCTTGGCTTTGAACCTGATTGA
- a CDS encoding c-type cytochrome produces MITKLTLIAAFGFTVLFSNSSFSQDGKALFSQNCASCHAVNKQLTGPALAGVEDRWPDKAMLYSWIKNNQQVIKSGYPYAVNLYNSFNKTAMNLFPALTDKDIDAILGYIKTEAANANAPKTPAPGGAAQGAAAESGDNTLLFGILTLILAIVAFVLLQVNANLKKLAADKEGVPALEPVPVWRNKVYIMFGTLVLFLIGGYYTTMGLIGLGRQQNYEPAQPIFYSHKVHAGINQINCLYCHGGAQDSKHANIPSVNVCMNCHMAINEYAGEQLYTAEGKEVNGTEEIKKLYSYAGYEPGKPWDASKAKPIAWTKIHNLPDHVYFNHSQHVMVGKVQCQTCHGEITKMDEVKQFAELSMGWCINCHRTTKVQFADNGFYSIYEKYHEDLKNGVRDSITVENIGGTECQKCHY; encoded by the coding sequence ATGATCACGAAACTAACTTTGATTGCGGCTTTCGGTTTTACAGTGCTTTTCAGTAATAGTTCATTTTCGCAGGATGGCAAAGCGCTTTTTTCGCAGAACTGCGCCTCGTGCCATGCGGTAAATAAACAATTAACCGGTCCTGCATTGGCAGGTGTGGAAGATCGCTGGCCAGATAAAGCCATGCTTTATTCCTGGATCAAAAATAACCAGCAGGTTATTAAAAGCGGCTATCCTTATGCAGTGAACCTGTATAACAGTTTCAACAAAACAGCAATGAACCTGTTTCCTGCACTTACTGATAAAGATATTGATGCTATTCTTGGTTACATAAAGACAGAAGCTGCTAACGCTAATGCACCCAAGACACCGGCACCAGGAGGTGCAGCTCAAGGTGCCGCTGCAGAAAGCGGAGATAATACATTACTCTTTGGTATACTTACTTTAATTCTTGCAATAGTTGCCTTTGTTTTATTACAGGTAAATGCTAATCTCAAAAAACTTGCTGCAGACAAGGAAGGTGTTCCGGCTCTTGAGCCAGTACCGGTTTGGAGGAATAAGGTATATATAATGTTCGGTACACTTGTATTGTTCCTTATTGGAGGATATTATACTACTATGGGACTTATCGGTCTTGGGCGTCAGCAGAACTATGAACCCGCACAGCCCATTTTCTACTCTCATAAGGTACATGCCGGCATTAACCAAATAAACTGTTTGTACTGTCATGGTGGCGCACAGGATAGCAAGCACGCAAATATACCTTCAGTAAATGTTTGTATGAATTGTCATATGGCCATTAATGAATATGCCGGAGAGCAGCTCTATACTGCAGAAGGTAAGGAGGTAAATGGTACAGAAGAAATTAAGAAATTATATTCTTATGCCGGTTACGAGCCCGGTAAACCATGGGATGCTTCAAAAGCAAAACCAATTGCATGGACAAAGATCCATAACTTACCTGATCATGTTTACTTTAATCACTCGCAGCACGTAATGGTAGGCAAAGTTCAATGCCAGACCTGTCATGGAGAAATCACCAAAATGGATGAAGTAAAACAATTTGCAGAATTAAGTATGGGCTGGTGTATCAATTGTCACCGCACTACAAAAGTTCAATTTGCTGATAATGGTTTCTACAGTATATATGAAAAATATCATGAAGATTTGAAGAATGGTGTGAGAGATAGCATTACTGTAGAGAATATTGGTGGTACTGAATGTCAGAAATGTCATTATTAA
- a CDS encoding response regulator gives METKAKKVLIADDEKDILEIISYNLSGEGYEIYTAKDGNEALDMARKIHPDLIILDIMMPYKTGIEVCQILRSDEQFRETLIIFLTALSDETSHIKGLESGGDDYVSKPISPKILVSRVNALFRRIHKDTEEKAITIGNLIIDPVKFIVTLKGKDIILAKKEFELLYLLASKPGRVFLRNEILSQVWGQEVIVGDRTIDVHIRKIRQKLNLDCITTVKGVGYKFNL, from the coding sequence ATGGAAACCAAGGCAAAGAAAGTTTTGATAGCAGATGATGAAAAGGATATACTGGAAATAATCAGTTATAACCTTTCAGGTGAAGGATACGAGATCTATACCGCAAAAGATGGTAATGAAGCGCTTGATATGGCCAGGAAAATACATCCTGATCTTATTATCCTTGACATAATGATGCCCTATAAAACAGGTATCGAAGTTTGCCAGATATTAAGAAGCGATGAGCAGTTCAGAGAAACGCTTATTATTTTCCTCACTGCACTAAGCGATGAAACATCCCATATAAAAGGACTGGAATCAGGTGGTGACGACTACGTAAGTAAACCAATAAGCCCTAAAATTTTGGTAAGTCGCGTAAATGCACTCTTTCGAAGAATACACAAAGACACAGAAGAAAAAGCAATAACGATTGGCAATCTAATCATTGATCCTGTAAAGTTTATAGTTACACTAAAAGGCAAAGACATTATTCTTGCCAAAAAGGAATTTGAGTTACTTTATTTATTGGCATCCAAACCAGGACGTGTATTCCTTCGCAATGAAATATTGAGTCAGGTATGGGGGCAGGAAGTAATTGTTGGCGATAGAACCATCGATGTACATATACGCAAAATAAGGCAGAAGCTCAACCTTGATTGTATCACTACGGTAAAAGGCGTGGGATATAAATTCAACCTTTAG
- a CDS encoding sensor histidine kinase — MATFKTKNLSPVNLSLFTAMVLSIPVSIAFYIVSKNVYAGIVALAVTLLGNYLLIRFVLESFIYRKIKLIYKFIYQTKASKKEEMYYKYILPNKSIDEVREDVEEWAQQKKTEIETLRSNESFRKEFLQNLSHEFKTPIFSIQGYVDTLLNGALENPAVNRKFLENTYKNVERMVNLVSDLDEITKLESGEQPLYKENFIIQDLIKYVFETLSLKMVERNIKAGIKKGCEQPVFVFADKEKIGRVLTNLVENAVKYGSHGGNIVASVYNTDDRHVLIEISDDGIGISEEHLPRIFERFYRTDTGRSRNVGGTGLGLSICKHIIEAHGQTIHVRSKPDVGTTIGFTLEARKM; from the coding sequence ATGGCAACGTTTAAAACAAAAAATCTTTCACCGGTTAACTTATCGCTTTTTACAGCGATGGTGCTCTCGATACCTGTAAGCATCGCTTTTTATATTGTCAGCAAAAATGTTTATGCCGGAATTGTTGCTTTGGCTGTAACACTTTTAGGTAATTATCTGCTGATACGTTTTGTACTCGAGTCTTTTATATACCGCAAAATCAAACTTATTTACAAATTTATTTACCAGACAAAAGCCAGTAAAAAAGAGGAAATGTATTATAAATACATTCTACCCAACAAAAGCATAGACGAGGTAAGAGAAGATGTAGAAGAATGGGCACAACAAAAGAAAACAGAGATAGAAACCTTGCGCAGCAATGAGAGTTTCCGTAAAGAATTTCTGCAAAATCTTTCGCATGAATTTAAAACACCCATCTTTAGTATACAGGGCTATGTAGATACACTATTAAACGGAGCCCTTGAAAATCCTGCCGTGAACAGGAAATTTTTGGAGAACACATATAAGAATGTTGAAAGAATGGTAAATCTTGTAAGTGATCTTGATGAGATAACAAAGCTTGAAAGCGGTGAGCAACCATTGTATAAAGAAAATTTTATCATCCAGGATCTGATAAAATATGTATTCGAAACCCTTTCTCTAAAAATGGTGGAGCGTAATATAAAAGCCGGCATAAAAAAAGGATGTGAACAACCGGTATTTGTTTTTGCCGATAAAGAAAAGATAGGCCGGGTGTTAACCAATCTTGTTGAGAATGCCGTTAAATACGGAAGCCATGGTGGCAACATCGTTGCCAGTGTATACAACACAGACGATCGTCATGTGCTTATTGAAATAAGTGACGATGGCATTGGCATTTCCGAAGAACATTTGCCCCGCATCTTTGAACGTTTCTATCGTACAGATACAGGCCGCAGCAGAAATGTAGGCGGTACGGGCCTGGGACTTTCCATTTGCAAACATATCATCGAAGCGCATGGGCAAACCATCCATGTACGCAGCAAACCAGATGTAGGAACTACCATTGGCTTTACACTCGAAGCAAGGAAAATGTAA
- the purN gene encoding phosphoribosylglycinamide formyltransferase — protein sequence MTNKKVRIAIFASGAGSNAKKIIEYFRKHELVEVSLIVSNKPQAGVLHIAAENKLPILLIERERFFRGDAYIQELKGHGIQFIVLAGFLWKIPDMLIKAFTGNIINIHPALLPKYGGKGMYGAFVHEAVITAKEKESGITIHFVDELYDHGDHILQVTCPVYPNDTPATLAHRIHELEHAHFPLVIEEVIMKKFS from the coding sequence GTGACAAATAAAAAAGTAAGGATCGCCATATTTGCATCGGGAGCTGGAAGCAACGCTAAAAAGATCATAGAGTATTTTAGAAAACATGAACTGGTAGAAGTATCACTTATTGTTAGTAATAAGCCGCAAGCAGGTGTATTACATATTGCTGCCGAAAATAAATTACCAATCTTACTTATCGAACGCGAAAGATTCTTTCGCGGCGATGCTTATATACAGGAATTAAAGGGACATGGCATACAGTTTATCGTGCTGGCAGGTTTTCTCTGGAAGATCCCCGACATGCTTATAAAAGCATTTACTGGTAATATAATTAATATACACCCGGCGCTTTTGCCGAAATATGGCGGTAAAGGCATGTATGGCGCATTTGTGCACGAAGCCGTAATTACAGCCAAAGAAAAAGAGAGTGGCATAACCATTCATTTTGTAGATGAGTTGTACGATCATGGCGATCATATTCTGCAGGTTACCTGCCCGGTTTATCCTAATGATACACCTGCCACACTTGCCCATCGTATTCATGAACTGGAGCATGCACATTTTCCGCTGGTAATAGAAGAAGTGATCATGAAAAAATTTTCTTAA
- a CDS encoding isoprenyl transferase has protein sequence MQDLLEKIDKSRLPRHVAIIMDGNGRWAKEKGQDRLYGHFHGVESVRNIVEGAGELGIEYLTLYAFSTENWDRPAYEVTGLMELLVETIKKEAADLKKNKIKLHVIGDMNMLPENARKELEEVLEETKDNATMHLIMALSYSSRWELVNAVKQIAFDVQAGKVDPATINQDTLQSYLTTSEFPDPELMIRTSGEYRISNFLLYQLAYAELYFTNVRWPDFRKENLYEAILDFQNRERRFGKTSDQLRPEPVTH, from the coding sequence ATGCAGGATCTTCTGGAAAAAATTGATAAAAGCAGGCTTCCACGTCACGTGGCCATTATAATGGATGGCAATGGACGGTGGGCTAAAGAAAAAGGCCAGGACAGGTTGTACGGCCATTTTCATGGTGTGGAAAGTGTACGCAATATTGTGGAGGGTGCAGGTGAGCTAGGTATTGAATACCTTACATTGTATGCATTTAGTACGGAAAACTGGGACAGGCCTGCATATGAAGTAACCGGTTTGATGGAATTACTTGTTGAAACGATCAAGAAAGAAGCTGCCGATCTGAAAAAAAATAAAATAAAACTGCATGTGATCGGCGATATGAATATGCTTCCTGAAAATGCAAGAAAAGAGCTGGAAGAAGTATTGGAAGAAACAAAGGATAATGCCACCATGCACCTGATAATGGCGCTTAGCTATAGCAGCCGTTGGGAATTGGTGAACGCTGTCAAGCAAATAGCATTTGATGTGCAGGCAGGTAAAGTTGACCCTGCTACCATTAACCAGGATACTCTGCAAAGTTATCTTACCACCAGTGAGTTTCCCGATCCCGAGTTGATGATAAGAACAAGCGGCGAATACCGCATCAGTAATTTTTTACTGTACCAGCTTGCTTATGCTGAATTGTATTTTACCAATGTACGATGGCCGGATTTCAGAAAGGAAAACCTTTATGAAGCCATTCTTGATTTTCAAAACCGTGAACGGAGATTTGGCAAAACAAGCGACCAGCTAAGACCAGAACCGGTAACGCATTAA
- a CDS encoding pyruvate dehydrogenase complex dihydrolipoamide acetyltransferase, translating into MAEVILMPRLSDTMTEGVIAAWHKKPGDAVKKGDLLAEIETDKATMELESYQEGTLLHVGADKGGKLQVNDLLAIIGKAGEDVSALVAQHAGGGNGAAAPKVEEAPKKEEPKKEEAAPKKETAAVDVSSMEEVVLMPRLSDTMTEGVIAGWHKNVGDVVKKGEVLADIETDKATMELESYKEGILLYQGAKAGEKIQVNDLLCIIGKEGFDVNGVVNALKNGGGTAAPAAKTEAAPKIETASPAAAASSAPAAEQQVVNEGRIFASPLAKKIASEKGIDLKYVKGSGDNGRITKSDVDSFTPSAAPAAAAPAAKAAAPAAPSVPAGQENFVETPVSQMRKTIARRLSESLFTAPHFYLTMSIDMDACVAARGKLNEMSKVKISFNDLVLKAVAVALKQHPKVNSSWLGDKIRTNYHVNIGVAVAVDEGLLVPVIRFADTKSLSQIAAEVKDYAQKAKDKKLQPADWEGSTFTISNLGMFGIDQFTAIINPPDACILAVGGISQEPVVKNGAIVPGNVMKVTLSCDHRVVDGATGSAFLQTLKSLLEEPLRMMI; encoded by the coding sequence ATGGCAGAAGTGATTTTAATGCCCCGTTTGAGCGACACCATGACTGAAGGTGTAATTGCTGCATGGCACAAAAAACCAGGCGATGCAGTTAAGAAAGGTGATCTTTTAGCTGAAATAGAAACGGATAAAGCTACCATGGAACTGGAAAGCTACCAGGAAGGCACGCTGCTGCACGTAGGCGCTGATAAAGGTGGCAAACTACAGGTAAATGACCTGCTGGCAATCATTGGTAAAGCCGGTGAGGATGTAAGTGCTTTAGTTGCACAACATGCAGGTGGCGGAAATGGGGCTGCTGCGCCAAAAGTTGAAGAAGCTCCAAAAAAAGAAGAACCAAAAAAGGAAGAAGCTGCTCCCAAAAAAGAAACTGCTGCTGTTGATGTTTCATCAATGGAAGAAGTAGTATTAATGCCGCGTTTGAGCGATACAATGACCGAAGGCGTAATAGCCGGTTGGCATAAAAATGTTGGAGATGTTGTAAAAAAAGGCGAAGTGCTGGCTGATATTGAAACAGATAAAGCCACCATGGAACTGGAAAGTTATAAAGAAGGTATCTTATTATACCAGGGTGCAAAAGCCGGAGAAAAGATACAGGTGAATGATTTACTTTGCATTATTGGCAAAGAAGGTTTTGATGTGAATGGTGTTGTGAATGCTTTGAAGAACGGTGGCGGTACTGCTGCACCTGCTGCTAAAACCGAAGCTGCGCCAAAAATTGAAACAGCTTCACCTGCTGCGGCAGCTTCATCAGCACCCGCTGCAGAACAACAAGTGGTAAATGAAGGAAGAATATTTGCTTCGCCACTTGCCAAAAAGATTGCATCAGAAAAAGGCATAGACCTTAAATATGTGAAAGGCAGTGGCGATAATGGAAGGATCACTAAAAGTGATGTAGACAGCTTTACACCATCTGCTGCACCTGCAGCCGCCGCTCCGGCAGCAAAAGCTGCTGCGCCAGCCGCACCATCTGTACCGGCGGGCCAGGAAAATTTTGTGGAGACACCGGTTTCTCAAATGCGCAAGACCATTGCCCGTCGTTTAAGCGAAAGCTTATTTACTGCGCCGCACTTCTATCTTACCATGAGTATTGATATGGATGCATGTGTGGCTGCCCGTGGTAAGCTTAATGAAATGAGCAAAGTGAAGATCAGTTTTAATGATCTTGTGCTGAAGGCTGTAGCTGTTGCGTTAAAGCAGCATCCAAAAGTAAACAGCAGCTGGTTAGGGGATAAAATAAGAACCAATTATCATGTAAATATTGGTGTTGCAGTTGCTGTTGATGAAGGCTTGCTGGTTCCTGTAATAAGATTTGCAGACACAAAATCTTTGAGCCAGATTGCCGCCGAAGTAAAAGACTACGCACAAAAAGCAAAAGATAAAAAGCTGCAGCCTGCAGATTGGGAAGGCAGCACATTTACTATCTCTAATCTCGGTATGTTTGGTATTGACCAGTTCACTGCCATCATCAATCCGCCGGATGCATGTATTCTTGCGGTAGGTGGAATATCACAGGAACCTGTGGTTAAGAATGGTGCAATCGTTCCGGGTAATGTGATGAAAGTGACCCTGAGCTGCGACCACCGCGTGGTAGATGGCGCAACAGGATCGGCATTCCTGCAAACGCTGAAAAGCTTGCTGGAAGAGCCTTTGAGAATGATGATCTAA